The Terracoccus luteus genome includes a region encoding these proteins:
- a CDS encoding HAMP domain-containing sensor histidine kinase: MRTPSLRRRLTVVVLVLVAVTLGVLGVTTDVVLRGRLDAQLQQRLLDRAQVASQLADQLDPENLAKRLSDGTVSVLVLAKDGTAYVEGPPPGADPGRVGPAGPGGGRAQRPAPTAPPVAASTQSQLTEYDDRIEVTREVGDGATLVLSASTTEVGRVLDQTRIALLVGALAVLALCGLVVRPVVARTLRPLDRVTALARAIREGDRGGRLRPERTDTEIGATAHALDGMLDAVEGAESQALEAERRLRVFLSDAAHELRTPIAGLQAASEHLLRSDPPREEREQTLLTLVRESRRAGRLVDDMLLMARIDRGLELRPRAVDLTAVAASAVEPRRLRHPDATLVVDGPPLVTQADPDRLAQVVGNLLDNAVRAAGPRGHVGVTVSNETDAGGRALAVVDVADDGPGIPPGDRERVFERLVRLDEARAVQEATASAGGTGPGVGTGPGVGAGLGLAIARGIARAHGGDLVALEPTTGRGARLRLTLPLTRQPTESTTDAPTGGTSTTPTTTDPVASATSTPSTPTSPPITASHPVPVKV; the protein is encoded by the coding sequence ATGCGCACCCCGTCCCTGCGGCGTCGACTGACCGTCGTCGTCCTCGTCCTCGTCGCGGTGACCCTCGGTGTGCTCGGCGTGACGACCGACGTCGTGCTCCGGGGCCGCCTCGACGCCCAGCTGCAGCAGCGCCTGCTCGACCGGGCCCAGGTCGCGTCCCAGCTGGCCGACCAGCTCGACCCGGAGAACCTCGCCAAGCGCCTCAGCGACGGCACCGTGTCGGTGCTCGTCCTCGCCAAGGACGGCACCGCCTACGTCGAGGGTCCCCCGCCCGGCGCTGACCCCGGGCGGGTCGGGCCGGCCGGTCCCGGCGGCGGCCGCGCCCAGCGACCGGCGCCCACCGCTCCCCCGGTGGCGGCGTCGACGCAGTCGCAGCTCACCGAGTACGACGACCGCATCGAGGTGACACGTGAGGTCGGCGACGGGGCGACCCTCGTGCTCTCGGCGAGCACGACCGAGGTCGGCCGGGTGCTCGACCAGACCCGGATCGCCCTGCTCGTCGGGGCCCTCGCCGTCCTCGCCCTCTGCGGCCTCGTCGTACGCCCCGTCGTGGCCCGCACCCTGCGACCGCTCGACCGGGTGACCGCTCTCGCCCGCGCCATCCGCGAGGGCGACCGCGGCGGCCGGCTGCGCCCCGAACGCACCGACACCGAGATCGGGGCGACCGCCCACGCCCTCGACGGGATGCTCGACGCCGTCGAGGGCGCCGAGAGCCAGGCGCTCGAGGCCGAGCGACGGCTCCGGGTGTTCCTCAGCGACGCCGCCCACGAGCTGCGCACACCCATCGCCGGGCTGCAGGCGGCGAGCGAGCACCTGCTGCGCAGCGACCCGCCGCGCGAGGAGCGTGAGCAGACCCTGCTCACCCTCGTCCGCGAGTCACGCCGCGCCGGCCGCCTCGTCGACGACATGCTGCTCATGGCCCGCATCGACCGCGGCCTCGAGCTGCGCCCGCGGGCCGTCGACCTCACCGCGGTCGCCGCGTCGGCCGTCGAGCCCCGCCGCCTGCGTCACCCCGACGCCACCCTCGTCGTCGACGGTCCGCCGCTCGTCACGCAGGCCGACCCCGACCGCCTCGCGCAGGTCGTCGGCAACCTCCTTGACAACGCCGTGCGCGCCGCCGGCCCGCGCGGCCACGTCGGCGTCACGGTGTCGAACGAGACGGATGCCGGTGGGCGCGCCCTCGCCGTCGTCGACGTCGCCGACGACGGGCCCGGCATCCCGCCGGGCGACCGGGAGCGGGTCTTCGAACGGCTCGTGCGCCTCGACGAGGCCCGCGCGGTGCAGGAGGCGACGGCATCCGCGGGCGGCACGGGACCCGGCGTTGGCACGGGACCGGGCGTCGGCGCCGGCCTCGGTCTCGCCATCGCGAGAGGCATCGCCCGGGCCCACGGAGGCGACCTCGTCGCGCTCGAGCCGACCACGGGACGGGGCGCGCGCCTGCGGCTCACCCTGCCGCTCACCCGTCAGCCAACCGAGAGCACGACCGACGCGCCGACGGGGGGCACATCCACGACGCCAACCACGACCGACCCGGTGGCCAGCGCCACGAGCACGCCGAGCACGCCGACCTCGCCGCCTATTACCGCCTCGCATCCGGTGCCGGTGAAGGTCTGA
- a CDS encoding response regulator transcription factor: protein MNARVLVVEDEPAIRDAVGAAFRDCGLQVRTLRSGEGLEDHLAAFKPSVVVLDWMLPGRDGPTLARVVRGTGSAGIIMLTAREGVDDRLQGFAAGIDDYVPKPFAMAELVARTRALLHRLGAVPATVEVADLVVDEAGGSATRAGVALPLTATEFRLLTYLAENRGRVLSATQLLTQVWGYDDYSDNLVPTHVSSLRRKMEEHGPRLVHTVRGLGYVLRATAP from the coding sequence ATGAACGCTCGTGTGCTCGTGGTCGAGGACGAACCCGCCATCCGTGACGCCGTCGGCGCCGCCTTCCGTGACTGCGGGCTGCAGGTGCGCACGCTGCGCTCCGGCGAGGGCCTCGAGGACCACCTGGCCGCCTTCAAGCCCTCCGTCGTCGTGCTCGACTGGATGCTGCCCGGCCGCGACGGGCCCACCCTGGCCCGCGTCGTGCGCGGCACCGGGAGCGCGGGCATCATCATGCTCACCGCCCGCGAGGGGGTGGACGACCGTCTCCAGGGCTTCGCCGCCGGCATCGACGACTACGTGCCCAAGCCCTTCGCGATGGCCGAGCTGGTCGCCCGCACCCGCGCCCTGCTCCACCGCCTCGGCGCCGTCCCCGCGACCGTCGAGGTCGCCGACCTCGTCGTCGACGAGGCGGGTGGCAGCGCCACGCGCGCCGGCGTCGCCCTCCCCCTCACCGCCACCGAGTTCCGCCTGCTGACCTACCTCGCCGAGAACCGGGGACGCGTCCTGTCCGCCACCCAGCTGCTCACGCAGGTCTGGGGCTACGACGACTACTCCGACAACCTCGTGCCCACGCACGTCAGCTCGCTGCGCCGCAAGATGGAGGAACACGGCCCGCGCCTCGTGCACACCGTCCGCGGCCTCGGCTACGTCCTCCGCGCGACGGCCCCGTGA
- a CDS encoding NUDIX hydrolase family protein, producing the protein MTEVETTGAWLSREDLDNARDRLPMLYVHAVPVRCDDKGVVTHIGLLMRADGDGTIGQEVVGGRVLYHEKIRDALVRHLESDLGPMALPRIPLSPQPFTVAEFFPTPGVTPFHDPRQHAVSLAFVVAVMGDCRPQQDALDLSWVTPQEAATLAATGELGGSHGVLVRQALAHVGYPV; encoded by the coding sequence ATGACCGAAGTGGAGACGACGGGCGCGTGGCTGAGCCGCGAGGACCTCGACAACGCCCGTGACCGCCTGCCGATGCTCTACGTGCACGCGGTCCCGGTGCGCTGCGACGACAAGGGCGTGGTCACCCACATCGGGCTGCTCATGCGCGCCGACGGCGACGGCACCATCGGCCAGGAGGTCGTCGGGGGGCGCGTGCTCTACCACGAGAAGATCCGCGACGCGCTCGTGCGGCACCTCGAGAGCGACCTCGGGCCCATGGCCCTCCCGCGCATCCCGCTGTCGCCGCAGCCGTTCACCGTGGCGGAGTTCTTCCCGACGCCCGGGGTGACCCCGTTCCACGACCCGCGCCAGCACGCGGTCTCGCTCGCCTTCGTCGTCGCGGTCATGGGCGACTGCCGTCCGCAGCAGGACGCGCTCGACCTCTCGTGGGTCACCCCGCAGGAGGCGGCCACGCTCGCCGCGACCGGAGAGCTGGGCGGGTCGCACGGAGTCCTCGTCCGCCAGGCCCTCGCCCACGTCGGCTACCCCGTCTGA
- a CDS encoding PRC-barrel domain-containing protein: MRSSELAKRPVVTLAGDDIAQLKDIVYAADGGSVHGFTLAGRGLFAGPLSTVLPWSSVTALGNDAVMVDDDTALVDKSVLAQSAAGSGGVRGDVLGSRVLTDAGTDLGKVVDVVVEVRGSSDQCDVVGYEIESSPALENAGQKVLMPLPDTMAASGEHLIVPASATQFVRHDLAGFGAAIDDFRRQLRGGA, from the coding sequence ATGCGCAGCAGCGAGCTGGCCAAGCGCCCCGTCGTCACCCTCGCCGGTGACGACATCGCCCAGCTCAAGGACATCGTCTACGCCGCCGACGGCGGCTCGGTGCACGGCTTCACCCTCGCCGGTCGCGGGCTCTTCGCCGGACCCCTGTCGACCGTGCTGCCGTGGTCGTCGGTCACCGCACTCGGCAACGACGCCGTCATGGTCGACGACGACACCGCCCTCGTCGACAAGAGCGTCCTCGCGCAGTCGGCCGCCGGGTCCGGGGGAGTGCGCGGCGACGTCCTCGGCTCCCGCGTCCTCACGGATGCCGGGACCGACCTCGGCAAGGTCGTCGACGTCGTCGTCGAGGTGCGCGGCAGCAGCGACCAGTGCGACGTCGTCGGCTACGAGATCGAGTCCTCGCCCGCCCTCGAGAACGCCGGGCAGAAGGTCCTCATGCCGCTGCCCGACACGATGGCCGCGTCGGGCGAGCACCTCATCGTCCCGGCCTCGGCCACGCAGTTCGTGCGCCACGACCTCGCCGGTTTCGGCGCCGCCATCGACGACTTCCGCCGCCAGCTGCGAGGAGGTGCCTGA
- a CDS encoding PRC-barrel domain-containing protein: protein MLFSQARKHKIVSTTSAETVGRVSGFVVDPATRAVVALEVKKNKEGDTLAWRDVAGFGPDAVTVGSPGSIRHADDEVAALQGKKHAVLGKQVLSSDGDRLGEVTDVDFDPETGRLVSVLVDKNPVDAARLLGVGSFAVVVRAQAAVA, encoded by the coding sequence ATGCTCTTCTCCCAGGCCCGCAAGCACAAGATCGTCAGCACGACCAGCGCCGAGACCGTCGGCCGCGTCAGCGGCTTCGTCGTCGACCCCGCCACCCGCGCCGTCGTCGCCCTCGAGGTGAAGAAGAACAAGGAGGGCGACACCCTCGCCTGGCGTGACGTCGCGGGCTTCGGGCCGGATGCCGTCACGGTCGGCTCCCCGGGCAGCATCCGTCACGCCGACGACGAGGTCGCAGCCCTGCAGGGCAAGAAGCACGCCGTGCTCGGCAAGCAGGTGCTGTCGAGCGACGGCGACCGTCTGGGCGAGGTCACCGACGTCGACTTCGACCCCGAGACCGGGCGACTGGTCTCGGTCCTCGTCGACAAGAACCCCGTCGACGCCGCCCGGCTGCTCGGCGTCGGTTCCTTCGCCGTCGTCGTGCGGGCCCAGGCCGCCGTCGCCTGA